The Desulfovulcanus ferrireducens genome includes the window CTTAAATAATGGTAAATCCTATTGACCTGCCGGTCATTTTCTCTCAAACACCGCAAATTCAAAAATTGCAAAATGCAATTCAAGCTCATCCTGAAGCTCAACAGGCCTTTACTGCCGATTTAGTGATCCAAAAACAAAAAAAGGAAAAAGACAAAGTTCCAAAAACAGAGAAAACAGATACTGAAATCCAAATCAAAGAAGATAAACAAAACAAAAAAAAGCAACAAAATTTTATGACCAGAGATCGTGAACAAAAAGAGAAAAAACAAGAAATAGAAGAATCTGAATCCCAAGTATCCGGTTCCGGACACTTGATCAATATCAAAGTATGAAGTCTTTGTTTAGTCTATCGCGATCCGTCTTGTACTTTAAAAATTTTTGTTTACCCAAAGAACCCTGCTCGTCCGCAAGCAAGCCTTGAGAACAGGTCCAAGTCTTTGTACCAGCATGAAAGAAACCAGGATTAGAATAAACTATGGGACTTAAGTTGATAAAAAGGTTTGGCCACAGGCACTCAGGACTTTTCCAACTTTAGGCACATTAAAAATGTCATATTTTCAATGGACAATTTTTTTCTCTAGCATTATTGAAATCATCCTCTTGGTTTTGGTACTATTTTTTTTCCTCCGCTTGAGAAAATCAGAAGCACTGCTTGCTGAGCTGCAAAAAAAACAACATGAATTTGTGGAGAAGTTATCCTTTAACGCCCAGTTAGAGCAGGAGTTGGTGGCCAGCTTTAACCAAAGGCAAAAAGAGCTTATTTTATTGGAAGAAAAATTAGAGACCAGGGCTAAAGAGTTATCAAAATTGGTCAAGGAGGCAGAAAAATTTACCAAGTCTCCCCTTTTTTTAAAACAAATTATCATCGCTGGATACCGTTCCGGACAATCAATTGAAGAACTGGCCAGGACCACTGGCCTAACCAAAGATGAAATTGAGCTTATTGTTGATTCTGACAAGTAACTGGTTTTCAATTTTTAAGGATTGAGGTCCATGGAGAAGACAAATATAAATCTAAGTGTGATCATCCCGGTAAAAGATGAAGAAGATAATATTTTCAGATTGGGTCAAGAGGTAACTAGCGCCCTATCTTCCACAGATTGGTCCTGGGAATGCCTATGGGTCGATGATGGCTCTGTGGATGCCAGTCTATCCCGACTCAAGGAATTACATCAAAAAGACAAGCGACATAAATTTATTCAACTGGACCAAAATTACGGTCAGTCTGCGGCCATGTTTATCGGCTTTAAGCAGGCTAGAGGTGAAATCCTGGTCACACTAGATGGCGACGGCCAAAATGACCCTAATGATATTCCCCGTCTAGTTAAATTTTTGCTCGAACACAACGCCCACATGGTTAATGGTTGGCGTAAGAACCGACAGGATAGCTTGATCCGAAAACTATCGTCCAAAATTGGAAATGGTTTTAGAAATCTTATAACTAAGGACAATATAAAAGATGTTGGCTGCTCAATCCGGGCATTCAAGCGGGAATGCGTCCAGGATATCTTTTTATTCAGAGGAATGCATAGATTTCTTCCTACTCTGGTACGTATAAATGGGTACGCAAAAATTTTGGAAGTCCCTGTCAACCACCGTCCCAGACAATTCGGTCAGACCAAATACGGCATCAGCAATAGACTTTGGGTAGGTCTCATGGATACCCTGGCTGTATTATGGATGCGTATTCGCAGCGTGAACCCAAAAATTAAAACGAGCTCTTTGGATTAATAAATGGAAGAAAAAATTTGGCTTGGAATCGGGCTCTTTGCTCAACTACTCTTTTCAGCCCGGTTTCTGGTCCAGTGGATTGCCAGTGAGCGGGCCAAAAAGAGCGTCATGCCTGTTTATTTTTGGTATT containing:
- a CDS encoding DUF2802 domain-containing protein translates to MSYFQWTIFFSSIIEIILLVLVLFFFLRLRKSEALLAELQKKQHEFVEKLSFNAQLEQELVASFNQRQKELILLEEKLETRAKELSKLVKEAEKFTKSPLFLKQIIIAGYRSGQSIEELARTTGLTKDEIELIVDSDK
- a CDS encoding glycosyltransferase family 2 protein; translation: MEKTNINLSVIIPVKDEEDNIFRLGQEVTSALSSTDWSWECLWVDDGSVDASLSRLKELHQKDKRHKFIQLDQNYGQSAAMFIGFKQARGEILVTLDGDGQNDPNDIPRLVKFLLEHNAHMVNGWRKNRQDSLIRKLSSKIGNGFRNLITKDNIKDVGCSIRAFKRECVQDIFLFRGMHRFLPTLVRINGYAKILEVPVNHRPRQFGQTKYGISNRLWVGLMDTLAVLWMRIRSVNPKIKTSSLD